The DNA region ATGAGACTTGAAAGTTAGGTAATGGACTAATGGGCACTAGtaaaaaagataatttttcctaaaaatactatatatgataatattttcATCTACTTTTTATCTAAgcatcattatataattaaagaaaattaattgttttaatatcaaatgattgaaaaaaaaaacataaaattaaatattctatcctttttttatttgtccgatccaaataaaaataattaacttaatttttatattaattaattatgttagtaaataaaatttatatgtatttaaaaattacatgaaAAGTTATAATATCTATAACACGTATATATAGTTGCTTTGTTGTGATATGTCTTAGTCCATATAAGTTAGCATATATGcactttataatttaataaaactttatgcaattaatcgtCCCCGTTCTaattgaagttacaaaaagctttaattttttttaaatatctaataaattatactccgtaataatcaataatcttttttaaaaaagatgTAATGCAAGTGGCTCCAATTAAGTCAACTTTTCTATGCGGTCGAAGGACAAGCACATAGgttatgaaaataataagaGTCGCTTATCATGACAAATGCTTGATAATCACATCCAAAcaaaaaccccccccccccctctccctTTTGAGCTTTAAATAATAGATGGGCTACACTTGTACGAGACCGTTtcacagatccttattcgtgaggcGAGTCGGGTCAGGTCGAATCagcatgcaaatgtcatacttatatgcgcaaatattatactaatcaggaataaaaataaggaaaatgtaatattgacccgactcgacccgtctcacggtgagacggccTCACaaaagtttttgccttaaataatatatagacaCATAATCCCTTATTTTTATTGAGTGATGCGAAGATTTGAGCATTTTTTATTGGGTGATTCGGAGATTCTAATCCACGCAACATACATGCTAACACATAATCTCTTATTTATTGAGTGGTACACGTGAACACATGGATTTGATTTTGATATTAGATTGAAAGATGTGTTTCGTGCtaaataaaagtttaaattgatagCTTtctatattgatttcactagaCAACTAAACATttattaaaaaactaattacGTATAGGATCTAAAAGAAATGATCGAGAGGGTATGTAGAGTATGCATGATTCTCGTACTTAAAAGTTATTGGGAGTCTGATATACCGTTTACTCCTCCTTTGTGAAGGAAAAAGATTTATTCGAGACATATCATATCTTAGGGtagataaagaaaaagaaaaaaacaaacaaatttatgACAGTGTATAGATCTAACATGACATTACGAGTGCAATTAGTGTAGACCATCCAATGTGCATGAATTATTGGCAAAGAAGGCCACATGCAAGCTAAGctcaaatatattattctacCTGATATTCCAAACCGACGGGGGAGAGAAAGGAGATCCGAGTGGAAAACGAGTACTAGAAAAAAAGTGCAATGGTCTGTTTGTGGGCCCACTTTGAGTACCAAGTTGTAACTCAAAAGACAATACAAGTGAATATATGATGttgcaaaattaaaaagttcCAAAAATGGGCCCCCCATTGTGTCCATCTCTTGTTCATGCAAATGGGTTTTCTCTCCAACTTAACTCCACACTCTACTAACCATGGAAATTGACTTATTAGCTTGGCATAATGTACAACTTACTCAGACTCAActgaattagttttattttgcaGAACGCAAGTACTAGTTAGTGCAATATGcataaaaagtttaatttagTCCTTGTTATCAATTGGGTGGCATGTTCAAGCAAATAGAGGTTTTCTTTAATACACAAGTCTACACATATATTACAACTGTAGTAACTGGTTTAGTTCATCGTTTGACATAATGCAGTTTACCGAGATTTAACTGAATTAGTCCCATCTCGCGAGAATTGAAGCAGAGAATACCTACCATGTGCAATATAAGTCCCGACTATTTATCTATAGGGTCTTATGTTCATGCAAATGGGGTTTCTttagtacatatataataagtctacactccacaacaataCTAGCTAGATACTTAGTAGCATGGCATAATACTATATAATTTACAGAAAATCGACTAAATTAATCTGGTCTTATAAGATGTAAACGTTAATATAGTACGAAAAAAGTTTAGTCCCGTTATTGTAATTGACTGAAGCTTAAGGGAAAGTAAAAGTGGGAATGGGGATAGATTTAGGAACGTGATTGTTCAGAGATGAAAACAGTGTAAAAGTGGGTATAGTAGCAGCTAGCAATCTAGCTAGCATAAAAGCAAAGATACATTATGCTAAGGTATAGTGGATTGCCAAGACagctttattatatttttgtcaaaaaaacaTGGGATTGCATATGTATGCGTATGTGTATTTGTACTTGCAAAAAGAAATTTATCATCTCAAATCTCAtctccaacaaattaaagatattttAACCAATCTCCTAACTTAGCTTCATTCCAAAGGCAAACCACTTGCCATTCTTTTCCCTGTCAATGCATGTGGTTTCTGTAACCAGTCGTACCTACCATATTATATTGCTGCTGGCGGCTGCTTGAAAAGTCTGTCTTGTAATTCTAGCCGATAAAGAATCTTAATGAGGTAATTAAACCAATTTAGGGTTGTACATTGCTTatcagctcaaatcaagaaagtcaatagacaatttttactttttttgaattctaatctctgttacaatgtagtatctgttcatacatatatacttgCACAAAGAGCCAATGCCCCCACTGGAGATCGAACCTGTGACCGACAACTTTTACTAGAAATTGAGTTTAGAGCTTTGTGATGACTGAATCAACTCTTTGACAAATTTGGTTGTAGTTAGCCTCCAGAAAACTTCTCAATAATACTGGCCCACTGATACTCAAACCCAAGACCTTCCATATGAGAGAGCTAATTTGTGCTACTAGACTACAAGATCACTGGCCAAGATTAGACAATCTTGTTAATTAAGTACTTAACTTTTTTGGTAAGATAAGTAAACGATAAACCCAAATTGACTAACCCAAAGTTGACAGAATTCATTGATGCCCCCATGCATTATATTCTCCGTCTTCTCTCGGTCAGAAACGGTGGAATTGAAGTCCAAAAACAACAACCAACCCACAATATTTCTTTAATCCCAGATTTAATTAGTTGTCTCCCATTAGTATCAGTTGCCACTAATTATCTTACATTAATTAACCCAACATCATTAAACTTGTGATAACCtagaaaaaaacataaagaaacAAAAGTCTGTGCATGTCAGAACTCAGagaatcaataaattaaaacctgtttttttctcttttcaaaaaaaaaaaacctgttttttttaaataaataaaataaagttgaaCTTGCAAATTAAAACTGACCGTAGATTGTGAAGCACCCATGGAAGTTTCCAGTATGTagactcaaaaaaaataataaagaaaaaaaaaagacaccgtttgtatttgtgatttttttttttttttgattaagACGTTGTTTGGACGTGCCGCATGATAATGGAATATAATAGTATTAATATAAGTAAAAAACACAGTGATAATGACAGATAATGTTGTCTTAATAGCCTCATTCAATGCATGTATGGGAGGTTAATTTTATCTTAAGTATTCAGTATCGTGATGCCATTGTATTTGACTAATGGTTTGATtctcattataatattatatatatggagcTATGGTCGGGTGAGAATTAGTAGTTCTGTGGGAACACACAAATTAATCTCTTTCGTTGATCTATGATGATTAATAGTTAAAAATTAAGGGAAaacatataatatttctataattatgACGGTGTATTTAGAAATATATGGTAGTGTATTAGCAAATAATAACAGTGTACTCAAAATTTATAATGGTGCATTCACGTGTGTACTATTAATTATCATCATATACATTGTcaaatgttttcaaatatattgttttaattacaaaaatgtcactgcattttattttgtttcttcttttttcaacatttattattctaaatagatagatgaatttttatttttttttaaaagatagaTAAAATTAGTCAACATATTTTTCATGAAACtaatcattctcatttcaacctaattattctaattctatatatgtatgcaGTTTGAGTTAGGCCCCATGTGCCGccagaatatatataatataatccaGCAGCATGGCTAATACATAATTTAAGTAGGGTCAAATTTGTGATCTCTTATTGCCTACAAGTTTATATTGGTTGATTATAAAATGTTTAATACATTCATATTATACGTAAATTCATCTTAATTTGAGTAAGAAGGAAATTAAACCACAATTTCCAATTCAATAACATAActttttactaattttattaGGGTCCGTTCAACATAAACCTTTCATATACACACCAACGCTTTTCTCGCAAAGATTGGAAGCATGGGTAAAATGATATGGAAATTTGATTAGTTTAGAATGAAAATGTGTTCTCTAATATGGAGACGTGGGCTTATTACATACTAAACGcacacaatttaaattgtgaacattcagtatatatatattgtgaacattcaatatgcaaattgtgtatttttggactcgggtccacctgtGCAAAGGACCTCGCCACACCAACGAGTCAAGGACAGGTGTTGAGGACATATAGGGGATTATAAATTGTCAATAATGgtttaaaacaaacaaaaagaaaagtggACTCACATAGGGTCAAGGCTCTCAATTTACACAATGATGAATAATGTTAGCTGTTATTATGCGGTTGATAGTAGGCCTTCCCTTCATCTATGGGCTcataaagaaattattatttgggCCCTTTCATCAGAAAGTCTACCAGACTGCCAGACATGATGAACCAGAGCTAGAGCCATTCAAGCAGGACGGGGCCCACCAAAGCCTGCCATTTGACAGGACGAGCTGAAAAGCCCGTCAATATGGCGGGTCATAAAACTTGGAGTTCGTCCCACCCTTTACGGGATGGGATGAACTAACCAGGTAGACTAAGTCCATTTTGACGACTCCAgtaaagagaaagagagacaaGCAGGCTGCTTTCGCAGGAATATAAATCATTGACAAAACCATTACATCTACAAAAACCATGCATGAGTACACCAACAAACAAGCCACACATGTTTAATGTACATAAAACAACATTAGATTACTAGTTGTTAAGTCAACATGACAGGCAGTTAATGTACATGATCAAATCAGGTTCTTGAACTACAAAACCACAACTATACACACGAAAGCCCTGCGCCAAACGAAGCTTGGCACAAGAAGCTGTTCTGATCTGTCTGCATCACAGTTCAAGTTGATAATGCACTGGTTTTTATGGTTTATTAGTTTGGGGGGAGAAAAAAAACACAGAATAACAATAAATTAGAGAGATGGTAGGGTGCTATCTAAGGCAGCCAACCTTTGCAGGACCACCTTGCTGAAAAGGGGGTGGTCCGGGATCACATAACTAGCTCCATACTGGCTGTTGCAGCAGCTGCTTCGGGGTGGTACTGGATGATCTCGGTCCACATCATATCTCTGATCATATCTTCCCCCATGTCCTCATCAATGTCAAGGTTTATTGGGACCTGAGCTGGTGGGTCGTGATTAGGATCATATAGTGGAGACATGTAAGGGTGGTGAAGTGCTTCAGTAACACTGATCCTCTTTGTAGGGTCAAAAACGAGCATCTTCTGCAGCAGATCAATTGCCATAGGATGGGCTTGGGgataaagaagggaaaatgggTTTCCAGGAGAGTATGGGAGGGCTTTGATGTAATTTCTTGCCTTAGGGTTATCAATGAACTCGATATCCTCTTCCCTTTGGCTGCCAAGGATGTTGATAATCAATTTAAGTTGGTTAAGACATTCTGTACCGGGGAAGATTGGTTTCCTTCCCAGCAGTTCGGCAAATATGCAGCCAACAGACCAGACATCGATAGAAGTTCCATAACGATCACAGCAGAGGAGCAGTTCTGGTGCACGGTACCAACGCGTAACAACATATTCAGTCATAAACTGGCTCTTACTGCTGCTTGTACGCGCAAGTCCAAAATCACATATTTTAAGATCACAGTTTGCATTAATGAGTAGGTTCCCGGGCTTCAAGTCACGATGAAGAATATTTGCAGAGTGTAGATATTTCAGACCCCGAAGCAACTGCATTTTAAATTCCACGTAGTTAAAAGAAACAGCAAAGAACATGAAAAGCAAACCAAAACAGGAAGAGATTGTCTAGAAAAGCAAAATATATTAATCCATAATCTGTACTATATATGCCAATGAGAAGTAGTTACATGTCATGACACCGAATACAGAGTAAAAATCAACCACCCTTGTATTGTTGATCCAAAGAATTAGAGGCCAACATAAAAAGTTAAACAAGGGAAATAACTAAATGCTTACACGGACATAACCCCACAAACATAGACCAACCTTCCTGAAATGACACCAGTGCAATTAATAAGGTATGGGATTTAGGAACATGCTGATTTATTTGAAACATGAGCTAGAGACGAAAACCGTATTGCCATTGTTAGAATTTCAAATTTtccaagtaataaataaaagtgtcaaataataaccaaagcCAGCAAGACAATTTTAAAGAGAAGATTATCTACACCATGAATTAATGATATGTTTTCCAATATAGGAACAAATCCAACAAAATAATGTGTGTACCTTTCCTTAGCTATTTTAACTACTCTGGCATTTTTTAccttttacttttttactttcCTAACAAATGATAAGGAGCATTAGCTGACAAgctgtaaataaaaaattgtacttaaagttttaaaaatgtacTTCATTTTGTACCTGATACAAATTCAGAACACAGAATTTCTATGACAACCTAGATTATTGTAGTGGATTCTGGCAAAGGAAGAAGATATTAAAGGTTGTGAAGTTGGAGAGATAGGAATCTAGTGACATGTGAAGAGGACAAATAGTTGGTGCGGAAGGAAGAATCGGATTTTGATTTGGAGAAGATACGAGTGTCATGAAGGACAATGGAAGAGGCAGCATTATATGCTGTCAGAGGGCTTAACGTACCATTGAATGACAGCTCAGGAGTTTTAAACTTGCGGATGGAGTAGAGGTTGGGCTGTAGAGAGGTTAGCATCAGGCATGAGTAAGACCTATTCCTTTACCAAACTCCCATTGGTACAAACCAGTTCCTTATTCTTTATCACTTCATATGATATGCTAAGAATGATAGTAGAGGTTCTTCAACTTTTACACAACTACACAAGTCACACCATTCCCCCATTTGAGGGTGGATGGGGGGTGAAGCAGAGAACACAAAGAATAAGAAGAAATATCGACAACAAAAGTACCTGGAACAAGAAGTATTGGCAATGGTCATTCGAAAGCGCCTGAGACGACTTGATAATCTGATGCAAATCTGTGTCCATAAGTTCATAAACGAGATAAACATCTTTGAAACTGCTCCTCTGGATAGGCATCATGACATCTTTCAAAGCAATCACATTTTCATGTTTAAGATGGCGAAGAAGTTTTAGTTCACGCAATGTTCTCAGTGCATCAACACGATTCTCAAAAGCATTATGTATCCTCTTGATGGCAACCTTTTCATTGGTTTCCCTGTTGATAGAGGAGCATACAATGCCATAGGCCCCTCGACCTATAGGCTTGATTGGAACATATTTTGTATCAATCTCGAACAAGGTTTGCCACATAGAAAAATAATGCTTCCCTGGGACTATAATCCCTTCTGGAGGCTCAACCGGAGTAGCCATTCCTGATATTATTTCAATCCAAGCAAACAATTTAATCCATATACTCGTTAATCATTACCTTACCTTACAAACAGAGAATGCATGTTACTTCTACACTGTAAACTGACAGAAACATTGTGGGGGCAAAATGACTAGTTCAACAACATTACTCAACCATTTTAGTACGGTGTGATGATGATATATCCCTGATTGAGGGAGGGTGTCCCCCATCCTGTCTTGTTCACCTCCTTCAGTACATTTCAGACCCCCAACTGTAAATTACTTTAAAACCAAGCCACACATATACTCACAAACCTCAAATAACATGGGGAAATCTACAGAAAAACATGAGCTATAAAGGCAACAgggtaaaaatatatttgaaacaTTCTACTCAAATAATCTCAACATTAATAATAGGGattgaattattaattatacatttatacccCCCAAAAAAGCAGCATTCTCTGCACAGGGCAAAGGATGCCTAAAAAGGTTACAAACTTTATATCGATTGAATGATAATCATGCATAAAGCTCAACCTGTACAAATAATTAAGTTTACAACAAATAATGCGCGAATCAAAGCTACAAATTTCAGCAGATGCCATATAAAAAATGGAAATCACGTAAAATTAAAGCTGAAAATATACCTTTTGGACTGCAAAATTTCCCACAAATTTGCTTTTGCTCTGATCACTTCACTACTGCTCTCCCCAATTCCATCCCAAAGGCCAATTTCCACCCCAATTTTTCATCAAATTCTCCACGCTTTCATCCAATATTTCATGAAATTCAACCTTCCCACCACCTTTTCTAACAATTCTCCATCTTTCCAAGCCAGAACCCGGGGCAGTTCAATTGGATACCAGGCGGATCTTATTGAATCAGAAAAAGAAAGATCCGGATTACGTTGCACTTACATTTCATCGATCTAACAGTAAATTGGGAAATTCAATAAATCAAGATGATATAATCATTAAACACACTGTATGGGATACAGAGTAGATATCTCTGTCAACGAAaagatctctctctctctctctctctgtctctctctctcaaatTGTTTGATTCGTTATCTTGTCGCGATCAGAGGGTGTCTGTCGGGACACGGATCGGTGATAGTAGAGGCCGCACAGTGCTTGctgatattttattattctctctcatttttttaaaccaaataataaaacaaatattaattgTACGGTTGAAAAGATTTATCGAATATTATAGAGACAAatgttaatattatttgaaagaattaaaataacataatgaTCCAATGACATTATGGTCAGTGGCCCACTGGCCCCTAATAAGGATAGTATTAACTCTAGAttgaaaaaaatagttataaatagatattatattataaaagatGCAGTAACactaaaaaaataacataataattatatttatacaaaatatattcgAGCTTTAAAGATAATAaggtaaaattatataaatttagatCGAATTACATATTTTCACTATTTAATATGCATTGATTATGtctaaaaagaatgaaaaaataacccttttaattttttttttttttttttaagtaaatgtatgtttggtttgcacatgaaAATTGGAATCAAAAATGGGTATAAAATACTTAATTGGTAATGGGTTTTAgaaaaagtattttgcatgtttggtagtaggtgGAATgcgaatgattattaatagttattgacagtgttgcaaaaatcccacctaggcgccaattaatttccgcctaggcgctaggcgtcggtcgaccgcctagcgtatcacattaaatggtggtctaggcggctggccggctaggcaaccgcctaggccgcctaagctccgcctaggccgctaAAGCACCGCCTAGACGTCAACTTGACCGACTAGGCACTGattaggccttctagtcggccgattaactattattcttttttttaatgggttatttcactcaaaacaacatcgttttgagcgaaataatcctaaattgtacaaactttagattgttttaggttaatatttaatattttagtattaactattaaagtattatataatttataattattagtctttaaaaaattaaaaatacttaaacaaatttttaaaaaacaaaattaaaaaatacacggacgcctaggcgccgattaatccccggctaggcgtcctaggcgctaggcgctccccgagcgcctagcgattttttcaatcaTGGTTATTGaagaagggagatgaaaccctggGAATGGGTATTGCAATTAAGAAGTATtcaaaactcatagtagtgttctaaaaacctataaaccaaataataacaatgactttgataatAGCTAAGCCTgtcaatcaaacacaccctaaataagaACTTCATTAACTAAAGATCAAAGTttaaaacattacaaatgaaaCGAGGATGGTTATCAAACCACTTCATGCAACCAGTCATAAAAACAAGCTTTCGAGCAAGAATGTGGATAGCCTGGTTCACTAACCGCTTAGTAAAAAAGATAAATGCATACGAAAATGCAATGCATAAATCTTTAACATCCATTAAGAAAAGATCAAATGAAAAATCTTACCCTATGGTGTTCATGCCATGTATCACTTGGAGTGCATCGATTTCtacttttaatcttttgatTTATTGAAAAGCTTGTATAGTTGATACCTAAAGGTGCACTCTAAGTGAAGCTAGCCTTGATTGTCCATTCATAGATGATCAGCTTATACCGAGAATGTCGACAAACTTGGAATGTAGTTATTAAGTGTTTAACAAATTTGACTATGATACGCTTTTAATCCTTATGTTGTGACTTATGTGTAAATTTAATCTATCAATTATTTAAAGTGTAAATTTAGTATCGCAATTATTATCAAAAGTGACAAATTTAATCTCTTATGAACTCAATTTGTCACAAATATGCTACTTAAAAAAGCGACTAATTTGGTCTATAGTGactatatttgtatttaaagaaTGAAAGAACTAAATCAACactattttttgaaaactatagTTATAATTAAATCAACACTATAGTTATAattaaaagtgtcattttcgtTAAAAGAACAATTAATCATCAATGAACTAATGATATGAGATGGAAGTACATATAGTTTAATTAGTTGGGTAATAATTTACGTTGTACTTAATTTtatgatattttaaattatcaatATTTTTCCCATCTAATGAAATTCTTTGAAAATTATTCCTTTTGTACGATGCttgaaaaatatcattttcaacaatagtaaaataagtgaggTGGGCACTTTCAGTAcgataatgataattatttgccGTGCAAGTTTAGTAGTACTCCGTACGATACTTCAATTTCTTTGAGAATTCATTGTTTTTTCCAATTATGACAACTTTTTGTTGGGGTTTTATTTAATAGTtggattccttttttttttctcttgctCAGAGTTTTCATTGTTCATTGTCCAACACAATAATTGATCTATTCACTAAATTGTATGCTTCAATACACAAAGCGAAGGATGGATCCCTTTACCTTTTGACAAATGTAACATTGAACAACTGGCATTGTTTTAAGGTTATGGTCAATTACAACTCCAAACTAACAATTCTGGATAAATTTGAacctatttgattttaaatctTACAATTTATGATGGATATCCACTAAATGTTgaccatataatatatatatgtaatatataaatatgaagactaaatattaatttatatttttagttaaaataagatgttttttttcccaaaatattactccgtatttaattgGCTCAACAATAGAGAATCACCTAGatatttgttgaatttaatGCAATGAAAATATTCTTAAGACTCATTATGAAGTTTAACATTAGAATCCACACTTGTTTATACCAACACTCTTACAAGATTTGAATATTCTTGATAAATTTTAGACACATAAgtatgagaattttttttttaacctactATAGCAAATAAAAGTGATTAAATAACTTCGtcttttattctcaaaaaaataacatcgttttttttttttaatcaacaaGGGAGGGGGCAACCCAATGGAGAAAAGAACTAACTAGTCTCCCATCATTCTATGATTACACGTGGCATGTACCAGATCCTTAAAGTACTCGTCGTCACTTTCGGGAgaactttttttatttcaatgactttttttttagtactactgacttgttacaatgtagtatctgttcacagctacctactgaagcacaaagagtcaatagttaaggctcgaacccactcccatcatccatatgagagtgttaaccgggacaccggatgccattAGACCCCAAGGTATTGGCTTATTTCAATAACTTAATTGTGGTTTGGTTAAAAAGTTAAATGATTTATTTGACTtttacctattattattattattattattatttattataatttattatttattatttattattatactccATTCTGCT from Ipomoea triloba cultivar NCNSP0323 chromosome 6, ASM357664v1 includes:
- the LOC116022839 gene encoding mitogen-activated protein kinase homolog NTF3-like — translated: MATPVEPPEGIIVPGKHYFSMWQTLFEIDTKYVPIKPIGRGAYGIVCSSINRETNEKVAIKRIHNAFENRVDALRTLRELKLLRHLKHENVIALKDVMMPIQRSSFKDVYLVYELMDTDLHQIIKSSQALSNDHCQYFLFQLLRGLKYLHSANILHRDLKPGNLLINANCDLKICDFGLARTSSSKSQFMTEYVVTRWYRAPELLLCCDRYGTSIDVWSVGCIFAELLGRKPIFPGTECLNQLKLIINILGSQREEDIEFIDNPKARNYIKALPYSPGNPFSLLYPQAHPMAIDLLQKMLVFDPTKRISVTEALHHPYMSPLYDPNHDPPAQVPINLDIDEDMGEDMIRDMMWTEIIQYHPEAAAATASMELVM